GGTCACAAAGCACGCGAAGCGTCCCGTCACCAGGCGGGGCGCTTCCTTTGTTTTCGGCCACGTTTCCAATACCGCACGGCCGGGTTCAAAAGTAACCGTTTGTGTCCCACCCCACATGCGCGTCTACAATCATGGGGAGCTCAGCGTGGCGCTCTGCACGTATTCCTCCAAGCCATGAGTGAGCAAACATGAAAATTGGCATTCTTACCAGCGGTGGCGACTGCCCCGGCCTCAACGCAGTGATCCGGGGAGCTGTCCTCAAGGGCATCGCCATCCACGGCCAGGAATTTGTGGGTTTCCGTGACGGCTGGCGTGGTGTTGTGGAAGGTGATGTCATCGACATCCCCCGCACCATGGTCCGCGGTATCGCCAAGCAGGGTGGCACCATCCTGGGCACGTCCCGCACCAACCCGTTCGAAAACGGGGGTGGCCCGGACGTCATCAAAGCCCATATGGAACGCCTGGGCATTGACGCGATCATCGCCATCGGCGGCGAGGGAACGCTGGCAGCGGCCAAGCGCCTCACCGACGCCGGCCTGAAAATCGTCGGCGTCCCCAAGACCGTGGACAACGACCTCGATGCCACCGACTACACCTTCGGATTCGATACCGCAGTCCAGATCGCTACGGAGGCCATCGACCGCCTCCGGACCACCGGCGAGTCCCACCACCGGTGCATGATCGCCGAAGTCATGGGCCGCCATGTCGGTTGGATCGCCCTGCACGCGGGCATGGCCGCCGGTGCTCACGCCATCCTGATCCCCGAGCAGAAGGTCAGCATCGAGGAGATCACTGAATGGGTCCAGGAAGCCCATGATCGTGGCCGTGCGCCGCTGGTAGTAGTTGCCGAGGGCTTTGTTCCGGACCATATGGAGTCCCCGCACTCCGAGCGCGGCCTGGACACCTTCGGCCGTCCCCGCCTGGGCGGCATCGCTGACCAGCTGGCCCCTGAGATCGAGGCCCGCACGGGCATTGAAACCCGCGCCACGATCCTCGGCCACATCCAGCGCGGTGGCGTGCCCACCGCCTACGACCGCGTTTTGGCAACCCGCCTGGGCATGGCGGCCATCGACTCCGTAGTGGACGGACGATGGGGCACCATGGTGGCCCTCAAGGGAACGGACATCTCCCACGTGGGCTTCGAGGAAGCCCTGGGCAAGCTCAAAACCGTGCCGCAGCACCGCTACGACGAAGCGTCGGTGCTGTTCGGCTAGTCGGCTAGGCTGAATCCATGACTCTTGAGCCCACGTCCGCTGCCATTATCCAGCTGGCGTGGGCTCGCCATTTGGGGCTCGACGACGACGCTTTCGCTACCGCAGCGGCCCGGCTCACCAACTCGACGATCGACCCCGGCGACCCCGCACACCGCATCACCCGCGTGGACGAATCAGCCCGGGCGGTGGTCTTCCTCAGGCTCTTCGGAGTTTCAGCACTGGTGGGACCACAGTGGGCCTTGGACGCCGCCGTCGGACTTCCTGATACAGAGCTCGCCCAACACGTGACGCTGCTGACGTTGACGCGATCCCACGGAGGGCACGGGCGGGGATCAACGGCCTTGTTCTTCGCCGACGATTTGCCGCTGCAGCAACCCTCCGACGACCTCACGGTCTCCCGGGGCAACCCGGAAGCCATCAGCCTTGAAGCGCAGTGCCCTCCGGACGATGTCAATGAGGTGGGGCTGCAGGGCCTGGAACACCGGTTCACCATCATGCACCCTGACGAGGCACCGCCCACCCCCGTGGCCTGCGGCGCCTACTCCGAATGGGAAGGCATCCTGGCCAACATGGGCGTCCTGGTGGCACCTCCGTGGCGTCGCCGCGGCCTGGGAACCCTGGCCGCGTCCATCGCTGCCCATGAAGCCCTGGCCGCGGGCCTGACCCTGCAATGGAAGGCCGACGTCAGCAATACCGGGGCACTCGCGATGGCCCGCAGCCTTGGCTTTGCCACGGGCGGGCTCCACGCGAGCGTGCTGCTCGGCTGACTCCCCCGGAGTTTTTGTACAGATGATGCCCTTGAGGAGCCTCCTTAAGGGCATCAGGTGTACAAAACCCTAGGTGTTGAGATCAGCCTTGGCAGTTTCCGGTGCAGGTGCGGACCTGCCGCCCCAGCCCTGCACCGGCTTCGGCTTGCCAAAGAACAGTGCCACCACGGCACCCAGCAGAACCGCGCAGGCGGGCAACAGGATGGACTGGCTCATCGCCGTCGAGAATCCTGCATGAAGGGCTTCCGGCAGTACGCCGCTCATGGACGCTTCGCCCACGGGAGCACCGGCGGGGGCTGCGGGCAATTCCGCCGAGAGCCGCGACTGGATCAGGGCAGCGATGGCCGCTGAACCCAGGACAGCACCGATTTGGCGGGTGGTGTTGAAGACACCGGACCCCGCACCGGCCTGCCGTGGTTCCAGGTTGCGGGTGGTGGCGTTGGAGACCGGTCCCCAGATGAAAGCATTGGCAACACCCTGCAGCGCGCTGGGCAGCAGGAACATCCAGATGGGCGTGTCCGGACCCAGCAGGGCAGCAGTCCAGAAGAGGGCTCCTGCCATGCAGAGCAGGCCAAACGAGGCAAAGTATCGTGGATTCGCCCGGTCAATGAGCTTGCCGACGAACGGCGCCAGCGCACCGGAAATAACGGCCATGGGGATCATGAGCAGCGCCGACTGGGTTGGCGTCAACCCGCGGACCGTCTGGTAGTAAAAGATGGTGGGCAGCGGGAACGCCGTCACCGTGAAGCCGACGGCCATGATGGTGGTGTTGCCCAGGGAGAAGTTGCGGTCCTTGAACAGGCCAAGCGGCAGCAGGGGCTCCCCGCCCCGGCGCTCAAGGAGCCATTGCCAGAGCACAAAGAGCACCAGGACCACCAGCCCGGTAATGATCAGGCCCCAGACGGTAACGAAGCCGGTGACTGTTCCCCACTTGTACGTCTGGCCTTCCTGGATACCAAAGACCAGCAGGAACATGCCGACGGCGGACAGCACCACGCCGAGGACGTCGAAAGAGTGCGTGTGGGTGGTCAGTTTCGGTACGAAACGCATCACCAGGATGAAGGCCACGATCCCGATGGGGACGTTGACGAAGAAGATCCATTCCCAGCCCAGGCTGTCCACCAGCACGCCGCCCAGGATAGGGCCAACCAGCACGGCCATACCGGCGGTAGCCCCCCACAGCCCCATGGCTGCACCGCGGCGGTCCGGCGGGAAGATGCGGGTGATGACGGCCATGGTCTGGGGTGTCATCATGGCTGCACCCAGGCCCTGGAGGACACGGGCGGCGATCAACATGGTGATGTCACCGGACAGGCCGCACCACAACGACGCCAGGGTGAAGACCACCAGGCCTATCAGGTAGAGGTTCTTTGGTCCGAACCGGTCCCCCAACCTCCCGGTGATGAGCAGGGGCACTGCGTACGCCAGCAAATAGGCGCTGGTGACCCAGATGACGGCATTGATGTCCGTGTTGAGGCCCTCCATGATCCGCGGATTCGCGACCGACACGATGGTGGTGTCGATGAGGATCATGAAGAAGCCCACCACGAGTGACCAGAGCGCCGGCCACGGCTTAGCTACGTTTTCCAAGGGATTCCTTTGGCTTGTGTGAAATGTCTGATGGAGCCGGCAGGGGTTCGTCCCAGGGCAGGTGCCCGTTGCCCAACTCCTCGAGGAGGCCGCGGATCCACGCGATCTCCGTTCGGCGCATTGCTTGTTGATACGTGATGTCGATCCAGTACTTGCGGGCAAGTCCCTTGGCCGTCACCGTGGCCTCCGCCCGGACCAGGAAGTCGAGATCGGCGGTGAGCGCCACGACCCGCTCCTCCAGGAGTTCCTTCACCACGGCCGCAGGGAGGTGATGTGCCTCGGCGATGGCGTGCGGAAACAGGGGGTACTCGTTGACGGGAGTGGAGAGCATGGCTTGGAGCCGGGCGTCGAGGGCTTGGTGTCCGGCATCCGTGATCCGGTAGGTGGTCCGCTCGGGCCGGTTGCCTTCCCGTCCGGTTCCCGTGGCCTCCACGAGTCCGTTTTCTTCAAGCCTGCCCACGGCGTGGTAGAGCGTTCCCGGACGTACCTTGACCAGCCTGTCTTCGTGGCGGGCCATCAGCAGTTGATACATCTCGTACGGATGCATGGGTTCCTCTGCCAACAGGGCCAGGGATGCGACGCCCAAGGGCGTCAGATCGGAAATTCTGGGCATAGTCGGCCCCTTTCCGTGACGTATATTCCACCACAACTATTCCACGTGGAATATAAGGGCCGCAAGTAAGCCCGGCCGCTGGGCGACCGGGCTGCTTGGAGGGCGGGTTGACTCAGCCCAGAAGGGCCAGGATCTCAGCCCGGGCGAACATGGCCGCAGCCTCGCGCGCGGTGGGGGTTCCGGCGTCGGGGTCTGCTCCTGCGTCCAACAGAATCCGCGCCACGCCCGTGTATCCCTTGAAAACCGCGCCTGCAAGGGGCGTCTGGCCGCGGTCGTTGGCCGCATTGACGTCAGCGCCGTGGTGGAGGATTAACTGCACAGCTTCCTCGTGCCCATGATAGGCAGCCAACATCAGCAAGGAATCCCCGCGGCGTTGGTCAGCGTGGAAGGAGCGCCGGCGGACAAGTAGCCACGCAACAGATCAGTGTTGCCCTCGCGGGCGGCTTCGAACAGGGCGTGGGCAAGCGCCAACGTCTCGTCGTCGGCGCTTGTATCCTGGCTGGCGGGCTCGGAACCTGCAGGCTGGTTAAGGTGGCTCATCGGTGGGGTCCCTTCAGGAATCCGGTCTGGCGCCCGACAACCTGGCCGGCATCGGGGGCGACGATCACTTCCTGGGCAGCGACGTACGGCTCCTCGCCATCCATCACCGTCAGGGTTTCCTCCGCTGAAACGGACCGCTTCACCACAGCCAAAGCCACGGGTCCCATTTCGAAGTGCTGCGCCACAGATGTCAGAGTACCCACCTTGCGTTCTCCGGCAAATACAACACTGCCAACAGCGGGGAGCGTGTGCTGGGAGCCATCCAGCTGCAGGAAGACCAGGCGACGGGGTGGGTGGCCGAGGTTGTGGACACGTGCGATGGTCTCCTGCCCCTTATAGCACCCCTTGTTCAGGTGGACCGATGTCCGCAGGAGGTCCAGTTCGTGGGGAATGGTCTTCTCGTCCGTCTCCGCCCCAAGGCGGGGACGCCAAGCAGCGATCCGCAGGGCATCGGCAGCCAAAGCCCCCGCCAACGGAAGGCCTTCAACGGCGCTTTCCAGCCCTGCCGCCGGGACGAGGTACTCGAACCAAGGACGCTCAAGCCCGGGATGGGTTTCCTCCGGAACGATGCTGTACGCGTAGCCGCCCGGGCTGACATGCGGCCACGGATCCTCCCACACCAAGTGGGAGGACAGCTGCTCTACCGGTTTGGTGGAGCCCAGGACAGCCCACTGCTCCGAGACGTCCGTGATCTCGACGCGGAGCATGAATTTCATCTTGTTCAGCCACTCGGCCAAAGGCGCGGCTTCTGCGGTCTCCACGATCAACCAGGTGGTATCACCGTCGTCAATCACCCTGGCATCGAATTCGATGCGGCCCTGGACACTCAGCATCAAGAGCTCGCTGGCAACGCCGGGCTGCAGGTTGGTGAGTTGCTGCGAGGACAACGTGTTGAGCCAGCTCAGCCGGTCCGGTCCGGACACGGTCACCACCCCGCGGTGCGAGAGGTCGACGACGGCGGTGCCGGCTGCCAAGGCACGCTGCTCACGCAGCGGCTCGCCATAGTGGGCAGCGACGCCGGCGTCCAGGCCGGTGTCCTCGACGGCGCCAGGGCGCGACAACAGAGGGCTCGTGTAGGTCATATGTAGTAGAAGTCCTTGCAGCTCAGCAGTATTCCGTGGGTGGCAATATTTCAGGTCAGCGGTATTCAGGATTTTCGAAGTCGAACCGGGTACCCGCTTTCCATTCCTCCGGCAGGTTGCCGTAAGCCGGGATACCCCCGGCATCCCGGAGGATTTTGGCCATATGGAGCAGGTTCCAGGTCATGAACGTGGTGTTCCTGTTAGTAAAATCACTCTCCGGACCACCCGATCCTTCGTCCAGATAGCTGGGTCCAGGCCCCACGGGACCGATCCACCCGGCGTCGGCCTGGGGTGGGATGGTGAAGCCGACGTGCTGGAGGCTGTACAGCACATTCATGGAACAGTGCTTGATGCCGTCCTCGTTGCCCGTGATGAGGCAACCGCCCACCTTGGGATAGAACGCCCATTGGCCGTTGCTGTTCAGCTCGCCCGAATGCGCATACAGCCGCTCGATGAGTTTCTTGGTTTGGGAGGAGTTGTCACCCAACCAGATGGGGCCGGCCACCACCACGATGTCGGCGTCGCGGACATCAGGGTAGATATCGGGCCATTCATCCGTCGTCCAGCCATGCTGGCGCATATCGGGATAGACACCGCTGGCGATGTCATGGTCGACGGTCCGGACAAGCTTGGTGGTGACGCCCTGCTTCTCCATGATGTCCCGGCTGATCTTGATCAGCCCATCCGTGTTGCTGGGTTGCGGCGAAGGTTTCAGCGTGCCATTGAAAAAGACGGCCTTGAGGCCCTCGTAGCCTTCCGGCTTGAGGTGGGTGTTCACTTTCGGCTCCTTCCGCTGGCTGCTTGCTGGAACGTCCGGTGAAGCCCCGGGTCAGGACACCTTGTGCAGGAATGCCGAGGCGTGGGCTTCGAGTGCTTTTCCGCTGGCAGCGACATCCCAGCGCCACAGGAGGTTCCCGTCCACCAGGCCGAAGATCCGGGTGGCTGCGGTGTATTCCTTGGAGTGGCTCCCGCGCATCACCATGTCGGTGCTCAGCTGGATCTGGGGCCCCTTGATCTGACCGTAGTAAAGCTCGGTGATGCCGCCGGGGTGCGCAATCGACACCGAGATGTCAAAGCCGCCGTCTTTGTTGCGGCGCTCTTCCACCTCATCGGCGGTCTTGAGGACCGGGACGATGTCCGCCGGAATCAGGCCGGGTCCGCCGTCGCCTTCCTGGAGCTTCCGCTCCAAGGCCCAGAACCCGGTCTCGACAGTCAACGGACGCAACTTTGCGCCGTCGTCGTCACTGAGCCAGGTCTCGGCCCTGTACTGCAGGTACGGCAAGCCGTTATGGGTGAAGGAAACATGCTGGACGAAATGCTCGGAATCCTCGTCACCGCTGCCGAGCCGGCCGCGGCCTTCCCACTCACCAATGAGCCAGGAAAGGGGGACGAGTTCAGGCGTCAGATCGGTTGGGATCTCAATAGGCACAACGACTACCTCTGTTGGAGAGCAGGATCAGAGAGTTTACTTCTGGCCCTTGAAAAGGCGGTATACGACAAAACCTGCAAACCATGCCATGGCGACGCTGGCCAGGCCAAGGAGAACGAGGAAGAAGATTTCAAATGCGAGTACAGACATGATGCCATCCTAACCGTTAGTAGATGAGTAGTTTGTCTATGAAGTACACCAAGGCCCCCACCGCCCAGACGGGGGCAACGCCCATTCCCACGGCTGCCGGAATGTTCAGGCGGCCGCGCCGAAGGGTGGTCATCCGCCGGAAGGACACCAGGACGGAGCCAACCACCACGCCAACCAACGCCGCGGGAAGTACTGCAATATCCGAGAATACAAGACCGGCGAGAGGACCCATGAGTCCGGCCATGACCACACCCAGCGGAGCCACGATGCGGTCAGGCCATCGGATGATTCCCACCATCAGGGCCACTGCCGCGCTCAGGCCGGCCACCAGGACCATTTCCTTCACTCCGTTGAACCGCGCGCCGGCAATCCACCCTGCGCCAAGGCAATTCAAGAGCACGCCGGCGCAGCATCCCAGGGTTGATTCCAGTCGCTGCGCCTGCCCCGTTCCACGGACAAGCTGGACCACGAAGACCGCCATCACGCCTACGGCAATGAATGCCGGCGTTCCTTCCAGGAATCCAGGCGCTGGAAGGTAGGCTGCGGTCACGGCTGATCCCGCACCGGCCAACCCGATCACCGCCGCCAAGGTTTTCTTGGCAGGGACGCCAAGAAAATGCGGCCAGCCGATCCCCACGGCCGCGGAGGCAGCAATGCCGACGCCCACCATGGCTTCCCGGGAAACGAAGGTGCTGGCCACGATGGCGATGAGCGCCACGAGTCCAAATACCCCGATGCTCCAAGACTTCACTGTGTGCCGACCTCAATCCGATGCGCCTTACGACCTCTCGACAATCCTGCCTTAACCCGGCCCAATATGTCGTAATTCCGGTGTCCGCCCGTCACGAATCCATGTGTCGCAGGGCACTGATGGGTATACTCAGACTTCAACGGCGCACTGTATTGGCCTTGATCCCGTTACAACGGGCAGAGGCTGCCAATGCGCTGTGACCGGCCGGGAATCTCCGGTTTCGACGCCCGATGATGCGCGTACAGCCCATTGGAGGAACTATGTCGCACATCCTGCTCCTGACGAACAGCACCGGCTCATCGGTGGACATTTTGCCTGCCTTGGAGTTGCTGAACCACCGCGTACACATCCTCCCGGCAGAACCCACGGCCCTGCTTGAAACCGACCCCACGGACATCGTTTTCCTTGATGCCCGCAAGGATCTGGTGGGGGCCCGCTCGTTGACCCAACTGCTGAAAGCCACCGGGCTCAGCGCTCCCCTCATGCTCATCCTCACGGAGGGCGGCATGGCTGCCGTCTCCTCGGCCTGGGCAGTGGATGACATTGTGCTGGACTCCGCCGGACCGGCCGAAGTGGAAGCCCGTATCCGCCTCGCCATGGCAAGGGCGGTTCCCGGTGAAGAGGAAACCCAGACGGAGATCCGCGCTGCCGGGGTCGTGATTGACGAAGCGAGCTATACCGCCCGCGTCAGTGGCCAGCCCCTGAACCTGACGTTCAAGGAATTTGAACTCCTGAAGTACCTGGCGCAGCACCCGGGACGGGTATTCACGCGCCAACAACTGCTGACCGAGGTATGGGGCTACGACTACTACGGAGGCACCCGCACCGTGGACGTCCACATCCGGCGGCTGCGCGCCAAGCTCGGAGTGGATCACGAGAACCTGATCAGCACTGTCCGCAACGTGGGCTACCGGCTCACGCTGGTGCGACTCCCGGACGACGAACTCTCGGAGGCCTGAGCGGCCCCGGCACCCTCCACAAAACCTGGCGACACATGAAAGAGGCCGGAATCCCTGCGGATTCCGGCCTCTTTCATGTTCTTGGTGGAGGACATACGGGTCGAACGTATCGAGGCCACCCCACTGGTGGATCCCCCCTGCGCTGGCTTACAAAGCCGAACGAGATAACGAGACTACCTCCGTTCCAGCGGGACTTCAAATTACGGGGCTTGCCCCGGACGTATAGCCTTGCATCATGAGTCACGCGCACCCGGAAAACTGGCCCGTCCTGATCATCGCCGGCGCCTTGGACCCCGATCTCCTCAAGGACGTCAAGACCCTCGCCGCCGCAGCTGAGGAGTCCGACGGGAATCCGCCTTTTTCGGAGCAGACGCTGGTGATGCTGCGCGGTGTCGATTCCGGAGACCACTCGGTCTTGTCCTTGGCCCTCTACGCACCCGACGAAGATTCCGATCCGGCCACGGGTGAAGACCTGGCGGGTGTCGCCGTCGTCGTTGAGGCGCCCGACTCAAGCGGCGTGCTTGAGCTGGCCGTCCACCCGAGCTACCGCAACCAAGGTGTGGCCGGAAGGCTGCTGGGAGCCTTGCAGGGCAAGCGGAGCCTCGACGGACTCAGCGCATGGTCGCACGGGAACCACGAGGCCGCCGCCGAGCTCGCCGCCCGTTTCGGATACGGGCCGGTCCGTGAGCTGTGGAAGATGCGGCTCATGTCCTCCGCTTCAGCACTGCCCGACGCCGGACTGCCGGACGGAGTCTCCCTCCGCACCTTCGTTCCAGGCCAGGATGAGCAAGCATGGCTCGCAGCCAACCGCGCCGCGTTCTCCCACCACCCTGAGCAGGGTTCGATGACCCTGGCGGACCTCGAAGCCCGGAAGGCTGAGGACTGGTTCGATCCCGAGGGGTTCCTCCTGGCCGTCAACACGGACGGGGAGCTCCTGGGCTTCCACTGGACCAAAGTCCATCCCCGGCAGGGTCCGCACCCGGCCATCGGTGAGGTGTATGTGGTGGGCGTTACTCCGGCGGCGCAAGGCCTGGGCCTGGGCAAGGCCCTGACGGTCGCCGGAATCCAGCACCTCCAGGAAAAAGGACTGCATGCAGTCATGCTGTATGTGGACGCCGACAACCAGGCTGCGGTAGCCCTATATCAGAAACTCGGCTTCGTTCGCTGGGACACCGATGTGATGTATGGACCTTTAACCAAAAATTAACCCGGCGTGATTGCCGGACGGAAAGCCGGTGACATCTATGATTCGGGCAGCCCAATTGCTTGTAATGTGGGAGGAAACCCCGTCCTGAGCTTAGGAGAACCCCATGCAGCCGGACCCCGTCGGCACCGCCGGATCCACCTCGAAGGGTGCAACCTTGCCCCCACGCTTCGGATCCTCGGAAGTGCCGGCCTCGCGTGCCACCCAGGACCGCATCGATAT
Above is a genomic segment from Arthrobacter sp. YN containing:
- a CDS encoding ATP-dependent 6-phosphofructokinase codes for the protein MKIGILTSGGDCPGLNAVIRGAVLKGIAIHGQEFVGFRDGWRGVVEGDVIDIPRTMVRGIAKQGGTILGTSRTNPFENGGGPDVIKAHMERLGIDAIIAIGGEGTLAAAKRLTDAGLKIVGVPKTVDNDLDATDYTFGFDTAVQIATEAIDRLRTTGESHHRCMIAEVMGRHVGWIALHAGMAAGAHAILIPEQKVSIEEITEWVQEAHDRGRAPLVVVAEGFVPDHMESPHSERGLDTFGRPRLGGIADQLAPEIEARTGIETRATILGHIQRGGVPTAYDRVLATRLGMAAIDSVVDGRWGTMVALKGTDISHVGFEEALGKLKTVPQHRYDEASVLFG
- a CDS encoding GNAT family N-acetyltransferase, whose product is MTLEPTSAAIIQLAWARHLGLDDDAFATAAARLTNSTIDPGDPAHRITRVDESARAVVFLRLFGVSALVGPQWALDAAVGLPDTELAQHVTLLTLTRSHGGHGRGSTALFFADDLPLQQPSDDLTVSRGNPEAISLEAQCPPDDVNEVGLQGLEHRFTIMHPDEAPPTPVACGAYSEWEGILANMGVLVAPPWRRRGLGTLAASIAAHEALAAGLTLQWKADVSNTGALAMARSLGFATGGLHASVLLG
- a CDS encoding DHA2 family efflux MFS transporter permease subunit, translated to MENVAKPWPALWSLVVGFFMILIDTTIVSVANPRIMEGLNTDINAVIWVTSAYLLAYAVPLLITGRLGDRFGPKNLYLIGLVVFTLASLWCGLSGDITMLIAARVLQGLGAAMMTPQTMAVITRIFPPDRRGAAMGLWGATAGMAVLVGPILGGVLVDSLGWEWIFFVNVPIGIVAFILVMRFVPKLTTHTHSFDVLGVVLSAVGMFLLVFGIQEGQTYKWGTVTGFVTVWGLIITGLVVLVLFVLWQWLLERRGGEPLLPLGLFKDRNFSLGNTTIMAVGFTVTAFPLPTIFYYQTVRGLTPTQSALLMIPMAVISGALAPFVGKLIDRANPRYFASFGLLCMAGALFWTAALLGPDTPIWMFLLPSALQGVANAFIWGPVSNATTRNLEPRQAGAGSGVFNTTRQIGAVLGSAAIAALIQSRLSAELPAAPAGAPVGEASMSGVLPEALHAGFSTAMSQSILLPACAVLLGAVVALFFGKPKPVQGWGGRSAPAPETAKADLNT
- a CDS encoding PadR family transcriptional regulator, which translates into the protein MPRISDLTPLGVASLALLAEEPMHPYEMYQLLMARHEDRLVKVRPGTLYHAVGRLEENGLVEATGTGREGNRPERTTYRITDAGHQALDARLQAMLSTPVNEYPLFPHAIAEAHHLPAAVVKELLEERVVALTADLDFLVRAEATVTAKGLARKYWIDITYQQAMRRTEIAWIRGLLEELGNGHLPWDEPLPAPSDISHKPKESLGKRS
- the ygfZ gene encoding CAF17-like 4Fe-4S cluster assembly/insertion protein YgfZ, with product MTYTSPLLSRPGAVEDTGLDAGVAAHYGEPLREQRALAAGTAVVDLSHRGVVTVSGPDRLSWLNTLSSQQLTNLQPGVASELLMLSVQGRIEFDARVIDDGDTTWLIVETAEAAPLAEWLNKMKFMLRVEITDVSEQWAVLGSTKPVEQLSSHLVWEDPWPHVSPGGYAYSIVPEETHPGLERPWFEYLVPAAGLESAVEGLPLAGALAADALRIAAWRPRLGAETDEKTIPHELDLLRTSVHLNKGCYKGQETIARVHNLGHPPRRLVFLQLDGSQHTLPAVGSVVFAGERKVGTLTSVAQHFEMGPVALAVVKRSVSAEETLTVMDGEEPYVAAQEVIVAPDAGQVVGRQTGFLKGPHR
- a CDS encoding flavodoxin family protein codes for the protein MNTHLKPEGYEGLKAVFFNGTLKPSPQPSNTDGLIKISRDIMEKQGVTTKLVRTVDHDIASGVYPDMRQHGWTTDEWPDIYPDVRDADIVVVAGPIWLGDNSSQTKKLIERLYAHSGELNSNGQWAFYPKVGGCLITGNEDGIKHCSMNVLYSLQHVGFTIPPQADAGWIGPVGPGPSYLDEGSGGPESDFTNRNTTFMTWNLLHMAKILRDAGGIPAYGNLPEEWKAGTRFDFENPEYR
- a CDS encoding FABP family protein; protein product: MPIEIPTDLTPELVPLSWLIGEWEGRGRLGSGDEDSEHFVQHVSFTHNGLPYLQYRAETWLSDDDGAKLRPLTVETGFWALERKLQEGDGGPGLIPADIVPVLKTADEVEERRNKDGGFDISVSIAHPGGITELYYGQIKGPQIQLSTDMVMRGSHSKEYTAATRIFGLVDGNLLWRWDVAASGKALEAHASAFLHKVS
- a CDS encoding permease, whose protein sequence is MKSWSIGVFGLVALIAIVASTFVSREAMVGVGIAASAAVGIGWPHFLGVPAKKTLAAVIGLAGAGSAVTAAYLPAPGFLEGTPAFIAVGVMAVFVVQLVRGTGQAQRLESTLGCCAGVLLNCLGAGWIAGARFNGVKEMVLVAGLSAAVALMVGIIRWPDRIVAPLGVVMAGLMGPLAGLVFSDIAVLPAALVGVVVGSVLVSFRRMTTLRRGRLNIPAAVGMGVAPVWAVGALVYFIDKLLIY
- a CDS encoding winged helix-turn-helix transcriptional regulator, which gives rise to MSHILLLTNSTGSSVDILPALELLNHRVHILPAEPTALLETDPTDIVFLDARKDLVGARSLTQLLKATGLSAPLMLILTEGGMAAVSSAWAVDDIVLDSAGPAEVEARIRLAMARAVPGEEETQTEIRAAGVVIDEASYTARVSGQPLNLTFKEFELLKYLAQHPGRVFTRQQLLTEVWGYDYYGGTRTVDVHIRRLRAKLGVDHENLISTVRNVGYRLTLVRLPDDELSEA
- the mshD gene encoding mycothiol synthase produces the protein MSHAHPENWPVLIIAGALDPDLLKDVKTLAAAAEESDGNPPFSEQTLVMLRGVDSGDHSVLSLALYAPDEDSDPATGEDLAGVAVVVEAPDSSGVLELAVHPSYRNQGVAGRLLGALQGKRSLDGLSAWSHGNHEAAAELAARFGYGPVRELWKMRLMSSASALPDAGLPDGVSLRTFVPGQDEQAWLAANRAAFSHHPEQGSMTLADLEARKAEDWFDPEGFLLAVNTDGELLGFHWTKVHPRQGPHPAIGEVYVVGVTPAAQGLGLGKALTVAGIQHLQEKGLHAVMLYVDADNQAAVALYQKLGFVRWDTDVMYGPLTKN